ACATAGCTGAAACGTGAAGTCCCTGTTGTTTATCAGTCgtcttatttttatatgaaacaAAACTACAGCTAAACCTAAATGACAATTCGAAAAGCgttggaaatagagcataaagtatcactaAAATATATTCTGGGGGGTCTTTAATGACGAGGAGGcacaagaaatattatattaacgTTTTTGTCTTAATCACACCTGAATTTGTAGAGAAAGCAGATTGAAATGATGaaagggtagtatttctaaatataataataatagcatcgATCCCCTGCATGAACTTAATTCGAAGAGGAAAAATATGGAATCCTCGGCAACGTGCTGTTGCTGAAATGTTCTCTTCGACATTCACATAGAGTTAGGTTGTACTCATAATTTTCATTTCCTAAAGACAAATGGCTTCGaacgccagtggattaactttgtttaGTGATCTGCACATAAAGTATTAAACATCTCAATGATTCGAAGTATGGGTTTATGCTGCATGCTTTCGTATCATAATAAAGTCGAAAAATTATTCCACTGCGTATCGTCTGTATGAGTAACGGACGTATCCATCCTTTGTTGATGAAGGCTGATGACGCGCAGGAGCTGGTGCTAGGGGAAGTAATCACTAAACTAGAGTGACAAGAGTTGCCGTTCTTATAACAGGTGGTAGGGGAAGTAATCACTACCCCAAAGTAACGAGAGTTACTGTTCTTATAACAACAAACACTGCAATCATGTCCGACCAAGGTTCCTTGCGATCGTGTGTGTCAGACGATTGCCGCGTTCAGACCTAACTACTCGTAATGTTTACGCTGCTAAAATATTACTGAATGTGACCCCGTCTTACTCACTTGTTCAGTCTAAATCCGAGTTTAAAGCTTAATTAGGtatgtattatgtttttatttattaacttgattgcaaaatagaagaaaacggaaaaaagaTAGACACACTATTAACACCACTTTCATCACTAAGATTCGTGATAACTTCGTGATTACTATTACGTACTTATCAGTAAGTGATGACTGTTTGAAGGCAGCGCTGATTGATGCTTACTGattcattatttaaatgtaaGTACGGTTATTTAGTTTCAAATGTACTAAATTTAGCAGATGCTTTGTACACTTCAACAATAATTCCGAGGATCCAGAAATTAAGTTCGATTTGTCATAATATGGTCACTCTTTTgggcaggaaagaaaacagaatacagtggtacctcgacatacgagtttaattcgttccgtaaccttgctcgtatgtcaaattactcgtatctcaaagcaattttccccattgaaatcattgaaatgccattaatccgttccagctcccaaaacaccacctcagttgtttgttaagtttttgaataagaaaagtGTCTTTACagagagaaacatttatttatgaataacaataacatatctataaaaacatattaaattcttcgtttgtggaagtgtgtgatctgcttcagcaaatcaccgtaaatcgctcgtgccttctcacacatgatgctaaggttcctccttgaagctgcttctctgtcacccacacagtcaatagtttctccatcttttcatggagagaagtccggagcttagaaattattgtaacgccctagctggcgttgtaccctttatcaactcctgtttaagctcagaacatatcattgatgtgctacacccgtataTCCTCACCAAGTCAAtgactcgcacaccttgctcatgtttttctacgatttcgcgctttaattcagtagacatcatcttcttcttcggacccatggttacaaaaataaatgggataatgttttgtaaatgtacaaaaagcaaaaaaagcgaactcaacttatcaaaaatgcttcgaaaacgagggaaataagcacacagactgaggtctagtctgaggtgggagaaactgatagacgctgcacacgaccccaacatccgccccgcatgttggggtcgtgtgcagcgatgtagtgtgcgattcctcgtatctcaaatcttgctcttatctcgaagcaaaatatcgctcgctcggcggctcgtatctcaaaacactcgtatgtcagggcactcgtatgtcgaggtaccactgtactacTGTAAGCCAACAGCTTTATATAGATTTCATGCATCTAGTATTGAAAAAGTAATCAATAACCAGTACATAATGAAGAAACACATTAAGATTAATTCCCtttgttatatatttgttgTCTGCTTATTATTTTGAAGCTGCATTTTTATTCATAGTGCTCACAACTGCTTtaacaaagtaaatatatattgttgGCTTTGTTTTCAGCTGTCACTCCAAAATGCACTCACTGTTTGAGGAGGTGCTTAGCAAAAGGGACTTGTCTAAGGCAGGCATGCTTTTTTCTCTGGATGACAAAGAAATTGAAGATGACCTTTCCAATGTCCTCAAAGGAATTCATGTTATTGCTGACACTGATGACTATGAgagcaatgacaatgaccagaGTGTAGTGGAGATTTGCATCACAAGGGTTACAACAGCAATAAGGTTAGTGTAAGTTTGTTAGACTTGTGTTAACCTTTTGGCAACGTCTGCACACACTACACTTAAAAACATTCAGTGTAGGTCTTTTTAAATAGTATCAAAGTTTTAGTTTTAGAGCAATCATTAAGCTCAGCTTCCCTTAAGCAAATACTAAAACTCAATAAAAGGCTTGTTACAGCTAATAGTCTGCCATGCTGCAGTTGGTACATGGGATACATTTGTCAATggatttgatttattttagtaTGCAAACCACAGTTATGTGTTCATATAAAAACTTAATCGTTTCTCTACAAGATATTTTGTGTCAAAGGATTTCCATTCTTTTTCAACTGTAAATCCTTTTCAGTGAAGTGAGCAAAACATGTCTATGCATGATGAGTTCCTGTATGTTTCTTGAAAATTTTGTGCAAAGTCATCAGAATCACTTTAGACcttgtgattttctttattcatgataatctttatttacttttaaatttctaaaagaacaaaaacagttCTTGTTTAAAGGTACAGTTAGTTTCTACTTAATCTGAtagtaaaactttatttaaagttatttttttataatgtgtagtttttttttttaaattgccaaAGTATGGTGATCGATGACATTATTTTGCCTGAAATGGAGGTAATCACATTGTTTTACAAGGTTTAAAACATTTGATGCTACTTTGTACTTTATATGAaaatatactaaatattttatgcttATACATAATGCTGTGTATAAATGTGTTACTTAAAGatttcttcaaatgttttttcataCACAGGGAGACAAGCAGCATTGAAAAGCATGCAAGAGCTCTTGTGGACCTTCTGGTTATGTGTCGCAAACATCGGCTGATGCAAACTGCTAAAGATGAGGATTCGCCTCATGCCAAAATTGTTTCAGATCTCATGAGCTGTCTGTTCatggtaataattttttttgttctttctgttgatTATTAGTAGTTTTAaagttactttttgttttaaagattatttaccCTGATGAATCACATTTaaatgattaaagaaatagAAGATCATACAAATAATCAGAGAACCTGTATAGTGCTGTTCTCCAGGGGCACTCCCTCTCCAGCTTAAGcaattgaactccctgaactgctttcgacacCAATTGCTAAAATATGTATGTATCACAATGTAGGATAATTTGATGTGGCCTCCTCCAGTAAAGATCCTAAATCATTAAACATTAGAGATATTCCCAACTCCAGGACCcttgtaaatatctgttttaacCATTACTTTTGTACACATTCACCTTCCATTCTCTTTTGGTATTATATCTTATGCTTATTACTACTTATTCTTTTAGCACACAGTTAATTACTTAGCTTATTCTTTCCCTGTAAAGTGCGAGggctaagtaaaaaaaaaaggcctgtcttgttttctttacctctcattaataaagaattgtcattgattctctctcacacacacacacacacacggagacaTATTGCTTCTTTGATTTgcagacaaaaagaatgaaGTCAGTGTGAGCCAGCTGATGAAACACATTACTGATTAAGTGCAAGCTCTATGCAGTTAATGCCAGATATATTAGAAAATCAAAGATCCATGATTCAATGGAGAGCACATGGTGATTACAGGAGTATGATGTTATCATTCTCATTAATCTAGAATAGCAATAGTGTTAAAATGTCAATCAGATCAGACTGATGATAGAATCAGATCTGAAATCTAACCAGGATATAGACTCGCAtagataaacacaaacatatagaaaaataaaactttatgcaGTAAGGTTAAGAAACATCActttcatgtaaacaaaatgaaacattggTTTTATTTAGtaatatatgtctgtgtgtgtgtgtgtagtactATAGCAAAAGCAACGTGATGCAGCAGGCTATTCCTGCTGTGGTTCAACTTCTGGACTGCAATAACTATGATCTCTGCCAGAGTGCTTCCAGTTATCTTTCCCTGGCAGCTATCGACAATGCTAATCTTCTAGCTTCCCACATTAATATCATTGTAACCAGTGTCATCAAAGGTAAATCACTGTGCTCATCATTACACATGATAGTAACTTTGCACGAGATGCTATTGTGGATCTGCTCCATCTGTACCTTTGACCTCTTCTGTTGCACAAAATAGGGGCAGTGACAATGTTAAGCATACAAACCATTTTAGGTTTCTCTGAAAGATAAACTGAGTTCAAATATTCCTAATAATGATGTTACATGTAGTCTTACCATAGCTTGcttcataattttattgttttcattgccTAAGCATATATaagttgtattttgtaaattattataAGGTCAACAACAGCAGTGCTATTATAAATCAATAATTCTCAGTTTATTAGATTAATTGAAGGAGAATGTTGCAACCTTATAAAATGCAcaccatcttttattttcataatgatctttaaaaaaaatcttaacacaTAAATGGCTTAGTAATCAACAATTTACTaggtgtttatttgttgattttttttctttcttttttttttggaatgggTTGTTTTTGCAGGTAATCACCTACTTGCACAGGTGCTGCCTCAGATCTACCTGCAGAACCCAGAACCTATCCATGAGCATCTAGCAGAGCTGATGGCTGTGATGGAGGAATTTGAGGGGACTGAGCGGGTTTACCTAATACAACTGTTTGGTGCTGTCGCCAAAAAGGAAAGCAGGGTGAATCATTAATTTCAAGTTACATGTCATAAatgtaattgtttaaaaatatttctctgaTAAATGATTTCATTTCTGAGGGTGTTTATagtttgcatatatatatatatacacatgcgtGTGTAGATGCATATccttatatgtgtatatatatgtatgtgttgcCTATAACTAAAGGGTTTGCTGATAATGTTGCAGTTGCTGGAGGAACACATAGAAAAATTGAGTACATACCTGTCAAGTGCTATGCTTGCTCCCCTGATCCTGACAGCCTTCGTTGACCTGGCTTTGACCTCTCCTATAGCCATGGTTCCATACAGAAACTCTGTCACTGCAGTTGTCGAGCAAAACCCAGCACTGATATGCCAGACAGCACAAATTCTTGGAGCTTTAGCAACGGTAGATGAGGTAGATAATAAGAAATCTAATTTCCTGCTATCCAGTCATTCTGAACATTTTAATGATGTCTCCaagtttctttatctttgtttgttttttgtttttttctttctttcatttcaggaggaaggaagaaagtcCATCAAGTATCTTGTGTTGAAGCTGAATTCTGCTGAACAAACAATGCTGCCTGTGATACTGCAGGAAATTCGTGGAGTAGGACTTGTCCATCACCACCTCCTGCCTCCCATCATGCATGAAGTAGAAAAACTAGCCAATAGTGGCTCAAGTTGTGTCAGACTCCTTATACAACAAATCAGGGAGGACAATAAAAAATAGTGAGTTACCTTTTTGTGCAGTTCATAATACTGTATTTCTTAAAACTtggttttaaatattgttttaaagtttctaaTTTATTGGGTTTAAggttttatgtttcattttactTAATATTCTTTCCCCATTGCACTGTTTTGAGATGATGAAAATAGggttaaatgaaaacaaagttgtCCAGTAAAGCTAGCATCtttgtttttactatttttcaaataaaaggaATTATCACAAGATGCATTTGAGCACTAACTTGTGAAGCTATTACTTTTATTGTATAGTGGTGCATTGACTGTGGACAAAATGACTGTGACAGAATGTCAGACAACTTGCATGAGTTAACTGATTTATACAGATATGTATTTATGTTGTCAGAAATGTACATTTCATAGACATttctattattaaatatttctacttCCAAACAAGTTGTTCATGAAGTCTGCACAGTAAGTGATTGCTGTTGAATACTGTCCCACCAGTCTtggggaaaaggaaaagaaatctgTGTCCAGCCAGACGGAGGGAACAGTTACCATTATTACAGTTGGAAATCCTCCTAATTCCTTGCATCCCAGTGGAACAGTGTCCATCAAACATACCATGCTGTCATCTTCTGGTGCAGAGAGTGAACACAGTCTTGGAAAAGCTTCTAGGTGTGTTTTATCTTAGATTTATTTAGTGagtactttaaagaaaaagataaaaaaaatgttgatctCAAATTATAAATGCAACATAATGAAACTTTATTGAACATCAagttaaaaacatcaaaaaatgCTTTCCAGATAAAAGTGTCTTTTTATTAACTGTTTGTTGCTCTACAAAGATAATACAATACTTTATCTTGACTGActctcatttcttttacagTGGGTCCACAGTCCGCCTAGCAAATGATTCAACCAACAGCCCCACATTCACAATGTCTGAGCCATCTTTCTGTGGAACTTCTCAGCTCTCCTGCTCTGGAAGTGTAAGCATCTTGCTTAAACATGTCCTAGAGGCTTTATCCTTCCAAAGAAAGTTGATTTGAGTTATACAACCTGTTTAAGGCACATtcacttaaaaatgtaaaaacatatttacactgACAGTATGTTCGTGTTTCTAAAATTGTCTTCCGTTGCATCATCTTTTTCTATCGGTTCCATATACCTTTAAAATTTTGGCATTAACTTGCCTTTGTTGAaatgaagtttctttttaaaaatatgtttaaatgcaAG
The Pomacea canaliculata isolate SZHN2017 linkage group LG2, ASM307304v1, whole genome shotgun sequence genome window above contains:
- the LOC112557601 gene encoding ventricular zone-expressed PH domain-containing protein homolog 1-like, whose protein sequence is MHSLFEEVLSKRDLSKAGMLFSLDDKEIEDDLSNVLKGIHVIADTDDYESNDNDQSVVEICITRVTTAIRETSSIEKHARALVDLLVMCRKHRLMQTAKDEDSPHAKIVSDLMSCLFMYYSKSNVMQQAIPAVVQLLDCNNYDLCQSASSYLSLAAIDNANLLASHINIIVTSVIKGNHLLAQVLPQIYLQNPEPIHEHLAELMAVMEEFEGTERVYLIQLFGAVAKKESRLLEEHIEKLSTYLSSAMLAPLILTAFVDLALTSPIAMVPYRNSVTAVVEQNPALICQTAQILGALATVDEEEGRKSIKYLVLKLNSAEQTMLPVILQEIRGVGLVHHHLLPPIMHEVEKLANSGSSCVRLLIQQIREDNKKYLGEKEKKSVSSQTEGTVTIITVGNPPNSLHPSGTVSIKHTMLSSSGAESEHSLGKASSGSTVRLANDSTNSPTFTMSEPSFCGTSQLSCSGSGESVRDGVQMFCEKHLSKIKSFIRKLNASIPLPVKCSVVNGKNKRYMHLYFMCGHQGHQCLYKTGHFMLTTHLAKLWVHLMFLSVQANAPAALSQRDADVSSLKACWDALKGERNSSFLTVVTSSFPTQKDQLALLHELHEERYFDVFELNAADMLWACFLCNHPEKVSDLLHNGSPQITGQLKEKKGKWKVFKRWKTRNFTLSGGTFTYSKSDSRKETLPVSKIQSVKALRKGIRDIPRAFEIFTDDQRYVFKAKGQQNVEQWVQCLHIAVVRSHHNPDDSLWNVPQRSPLTPSSDTRLSLRALPFDTKL